The DNA segment CTTTTGGAGGCCATGGAGGAGGGACAAATCACCGTGGACGGCATCAGCTACCGGATGGACGAGCCGTTTTTCGTCATGGCGACGCAGAATCCCGTGGAATCCTACGGAACTTTCCCGCTCCCGGAGGCGCAGCTTGACCGGTTTTTCATGAAAATCAGCCTTGGTTACATGACGAGGGAACAGGAGCTTGCCGTCATCGCAAGGAAGCCGGCGGCCGATATTTTAGAGACGCTGACGCCGGTGATTTCGCCGGAGGAGATTGCGGCCATGAAGGCAGAATTCCCACAGGTTGCTGTCTGTAAAGAGGTAGCCGGCTATATTATGGATCTGGTGGAAAAGACCAGGACAGAGAGCCGGTTCGTCACCGGCGTCTCGACCCGCGGCGCCATCGCCCTTTACCGCGCCTCCCAGGTGACGGCTGCCTGCGCCGGAAGGAACTTTGTGATTCCCGAGGATGTGCTGGAGACGGCGCCGTATGTCTTGAGCCACAGGATCATTTCCCGCGGCGGCGAGAGCTTCGAGGACGCCAAAAAATATCTGATGCGGCTGGCAGAGACGGTTCCTGTCCCGCTGGAGAACGTAAGATGATACTGTT comes from the Eubacteriaceae bacterium Marseille-Q4139 genome and includes:
- a CDS encoding AAA family ATPase — its product is MDCSRFKENTERVVESCSRVIVGKEKAIRLIFTSFLCSGHVLLEDVPGTGKTMLLRAFAKTIGSGFKRIQFTPDLLPSDLTGINFYNQKTGEFEFRQGPLFTNIVLADEINRATPRTQSSLLEAMEEGQITVDGISYRMDEPFFVMATQNPVESYGTFPLPEAQLDRFFMKISLGYMTREQELAVIARKPAADILETLTPVISPEEIAAMKAEFPQVAVCKEVAGYIMDLVEKTRTESRFVTGVSTRGAIALYRASQVTAACAGRNFVIPEDVLETAPYVLSHRIISRGGESFEDAKKYLMRLAETVPVPLENVR